The stretch of DNA ATCCGTATTTCGAATGCCGTTCGTTTAATTCTTTCAATTTGCCACAAGGAGGTGCTGCCGTTTTTTTAGAATTAAATTACAAATCCAATAACCTTTTTAATGTAGGCATTTATGACAATAATTTCAATCAGATGTATTCTTTAAGTATAAATCCGTCACCTGTTTGGAATAAAATTTATGTAAATCTAACGAATCAAGTAAGTGGAGGCGGAGCCCCTCCTTTTATTATTTTTATCAATATGACAAAAGACCCAAATGTCCCTTATCCACAGCTATTTTTGGATAATATTGAGTTAGTAGATTAATATTTATAATGAATAAAAAAGTCCAGACGTTCAAGTATATCGTAGCCGATTTTATCGCAGCGGCAATTGCTTGGGGATTTTTTTACACGTATCGAAAAATTTATATTGAACCACTTAAATTCGGGATTCCTATAAAATTGGAATATAACACGGAATTTTATAAAGGAATTATCATTCTTCCTTTACTGTGGCTGCTTTTTTATTTTTTGTTGGGAACTTATAAAAATGTGTACCGTAAATCTCGTTTAAAGGAAATTGGACAAACATTTTTAACGAGCCTTATCGGCGTGGTGCTCATTTTTTTCGCTTTTTTGTTGGACGACAGCATTATTTCCTATAAAACGTATTACAAAACAATAACAGTTCTTTTCTCACTGCAATTTTCACTCACAGCCATTTTTCGATTTATTTTATCGAGTATTACAAATAGTAAAATAAAAAAGAGAATCATTGGTTTCAATACATTGCTTATCGGAAGCAATGAAAGTGCTTGGAATACCTATAAAGAAATTGAATCCCAGAAAGAAGCATCTGGAAATAAATTTATAGGCTTTGTTCATTTAGATACCAAAAATGGTTTCTCCAACGAATTAGGGAAAAAACTACCTCATTTGGGCGAATTTAAAGACATCAAAAAAATAATTTCTGAAAGCGCTGCCGAAGAAGTAATTATTGCCATCGAATCTTCTGAACACGAAGCTATTCGTAATATAATCAATGAGATAGAAGATACTGAAGTAGTTGTAAAAATTATTCCAGATATGTACGATATTCTATCAGGATCCGTAAAAATGACTGCGATATTTGGTGCGCCACTCATTGAGATTTCAAGAGAACGAATGCCTGTTTGGCAACAATCTTTTAAGCGGTTTTTTGATGTATTCGTTTCATTATTTGTGATGATTGTTTTTTCACCCGTTTATTTAATTATTGCCATTTCTGTTAAAATGACTTCGAAAGGTCCCGTTTTTTACAGTCATCAACGCATTGGATTTGGCGGAAAACCGTTTAGTATTCATAAATTTCGATCCATGTACACGAATGCAGAAGCGCAAGGACCAGCACTTTCCAGCAAAAATGATAGCCGGATTACGCCCGTGGGCAAATTTTTACGAAAAGTGCGTTTGGATGAAATTCCTCAGTTTTACAATGTGTTGATTGGAGAAATGTCGATTGTGGGTCCGCGTCCGGAACGTCAATATTTTATTGATCAAATTGTGCAAAAAGCGCCGCATTACAAGCATTTACATTCGGTACGACCTGGAATTACATCTTGGGGACAAGTAAAATACGGTTATGCGGAAAATGTGGACGAAATGGTGGAACGCCTTAAATATGATATTATTTACATCGAAAATATGTCATTAGGTGTTGATTTTAAAATACTTATCTATACAGTGATAATTGTTGTGCAAGGGCGCGGAAAATAATTTTTCGGAACGCTTTTTGCCAATCATAATTTGCGTCTATCTTTGAGGCTTCAAAAAAATAATTTTTCGACATGAAAAACATAGCAGTTATTGGTTCAGGAACAATGGGAAATGGCATTGCGCACACGTTTGCTCAAAGTGGATTTCAAGTTGCGTTGATTGATATTTCGGAAGTTGTCTTGAATAAAGCCATCGCCACGATTTCTAAAAATTTAGATAGAATAGTTGCGAAAGGCCTTATCAGCGAAAGCGATAAAGATACAACGCTCCAAAACATCAAAACGTTTACGGTTTTGGCAGATGGCGTAAAAAATGCGGATTTGGTGATTGAAGCCGCCACGGAAAATATGGAAATTAAACTTTCTATTTTTAAAGAATTAGATAAAATATGCGCGTTCGAAACTATTTTGGCGAGTAATACTTCGTCCATTTCCATCACCAAAATTGCTTCGGTTACCAAGCGTGCGGATAAGATAATCGGGATGCATTTTATGAATCCGGTTCCGGTAATGAAATTGGTAGAAGTAATTAGAGGATATTCTACTTCTGATATAGTTACTGAATTGATAATGAATTTATCAAAAGAATTACATAAAGTACCAGTTGAAGTAAATGACTACCCTGGATTTGTAGCAAATAAAGTGTTAATGCCAATGATCAACGAAGCCATTATTACTCTTTTTGAAGGCGTTGCCGGCGTGCATGAAATTGATACGGTAATGAAATTAGGAATGGCACATCCGATGGGACCACTTCAATTGGCTGATTTTATCGGTTTGGATGTGTGTTTATCCATTTTAAATGTATTAAAAGATGGTTTTGGAAACCCGAAATACGCACCTTGCCCTTTGTTGGTAAATATGGTAATGGCCGGACATTTAGGCGTAAAATCAGGAAAAGGATTTTATGTTTACACGCTTGGTTCTAAGGAATTAGTAGTGGCAGAACAATTCGCTAAAAATTGATTTGAAAAATTAATTTTTCGAAAGCGCAATTTCAACTTTAAAATACCGCTATGAAAAAATATTTTTTTGCCTTCTTAAATTTATTTATTTTTGTGGCTTGCAATAATGCAAGTGATGTAAATTCAGTGAATTACACAGAAAAAAAAGACACTTTAATTCCAAAAACAATTGTACATTCTGATACTTCTCAAAAAAATAATAGTATCCAAACAAATTCGCTTAAAAAATCAGATTCTACAGTAAATAAAAATAGAATTTCGGATACATCAAAAATTGCAAAGCCAGTCCGCCCGAAAATGTATCCATTGATGCTTAATCCCAAATATCCGGGTGGAATAGCTGCTGAAATTCAATTTATTGCGGATAATCTTCAGTATCCGGAAAAGGCTTTGAAAAATAATATTTCAGGAACTGTGGATGTTGATTTTAGAATTATGCAAGATGGTTCGGTAACCGATATTAGAGTTCGCCACGGAATTGGTTTCGGTTGCGATGAAGAAGCGATGCGCGTGATTCAGTTGATGAAAGGTTGGCAAATCGGCGGAAGAATATCTGTGCCATACGGACTTCCTGTAAAGTTTGAGCTTCCGAAAAAATAATTTTTCGAAGATGTTTTTCTAACCTAAAATAGTGCTTCAAAAAAATAATTTTTCAAACCTGTTTTTACTTTCCAAAAAAATCGTACATTTGTCCTCCCTCAAATTTTTATGAGGATAAAAAAGAAACTTGCATAATCGGTATGTAAGTATGTTTAATCCGCTTATCATCAAATTATTACCGAGCTTATTGATAAGTATAACTTAAAGCCAAAATGGCAGAACAACAAACAAGCGCAGTAGAAACTGCAAACAACACACTCGAGAATTTTGATTGGAACATTGTCGGTAAAAAACAAGACAGTTACACAAAAGCAGAGCGCGAAAAATTAGAAGCTGTTTACGAAAAAACATTAACATCAATCGCTGAAAACCAGATTGTTGATGGTACTGTGGTAAGCAAAAATTCGAAAGAAGTAGTAGTAAACATTGGTTTTAAATCGGATGGAGTGGTTTCTCTTTCAGAGTTTCGCTACAATCCAGAATTAGCAATTGGTGATAAAGTAGAAGTTTATGTTGAAAGTCAGGAAGATAAAAGTGGGCAGTTAATTCTTTCTCATAAAACAGCACGCTCCATGAAATCGTGGGAACGTGTTAATCAAGCATTGGAAACAAACGAAATCATTAAAGGATATGTAAAATGTCGTACAAAAGGCGGTTTAATTGCTGATGTATTTGGTATTGAAGCCTTTTTGCCGGGTTCACAAATTGATGTGAAACCAATTCGTGATTACGATATTTATGTTGGAAAAACAATGGAATTTAAAGTAGTTAAAATCAATAACGAATTTAAAAACGTAGTGGTTTCGCATAAAGCGCTTATCGAAGCAGAACTTGAATTGCAGAAAAAAGAGATCATTTCCAAATTGGAAAAAGGTCAAGTGTTGGAAGGAACGGTTAAAAACATTACTTCTTACGGTGTGTTTATTGACTTGGGCGGAGTAGATGGTTTGGTTCACATTACCGACCTTTCTTGGGGTAGAATTAATCACCCAGAAGAAATCGTTAAATTGGATCAAAAAATCAATGTGGTTATTTTGGATTTCGATAACGAAAAAAGACGTATTGCATTGGGCTTGAAACAATTGACACCACATCCGTGGGATGGTTTAGATGCTAAATTGCAAGTGGGAGATAAAGTAAAAGGAAAAGTAATGGTGATTGCTGATTACGGCGCTTTTGTTGAAATTTCAACAGGAGTAGAAGGATTGGTACACGTTTCCGAAATGTCTTGGTCGCAACATCTTAGAACAGCGCATGATTTCCTAAAAGTAGGGGATGTTGTAGAAGCTGTTATTTTGACTTTGGATAGAGAAGATCGCAAAATGTCATTAGGTATTAAACAATTGATGCCAGATCCTTGGACAGACATCATTGCAAAATATCCAAAAGGGTCTAAACACTCTGCAACTGTCCGCAATTTTACCAATTTCGGTATTTTTGTAGAATTAGAAGAAGGCGTTGATGGTTTGGTTCATATTTCGGATTTATCTTGGTCTAAAAAAATAAAGCACCCATCTGAATTCACAAAAATTGGTGATAAATTAGATGTTGTTGTGTTGGATATTGATGTTGAAAATCGCAGATTGAGTCTTGGACACAAACAATTGGAAGAAAATCCTTGGGATGTATTCGAAACTATTTTTACGGTGGATTCTGTTCACAAAGGAACCATTATTAACCTGATGGATAAAGGTGCAATCGTTTCTTTACCTTATGGTGTAGAAGGTTTCGCGCCAAGCAGACATTTAGTAAAATTAGATGGAACAACTGCTAAAGCGGAAGAAACAATGGATTTTAAAGTGTTGGAGTTTTCTAAAGACAGCAAAAAAATTATTGTTTCTCATGCTAAAATAAACGATGAAACCATTGCTGCTGAAAAATCAGAAAAGAAAGCTGAGAAAAATTCAGAAGAAAAAGAGGTTAAAAAAGCAGTGAAAAAAATGAAAGACAATGTTGAAAAATCCACATTAGGAGATTTGGACGTACTTTCTGCTTTGAAAACCGAAATGGAAGAATCGGAAAAAAAACCGAATAAAAAATCGGAATAATACCAAAGACAATTCGTCTGTAAAGACGAATATTAAAAACCTGCCATGGTTTTTAGAAAACTCTTCAGGGAAACCTGAGGAGTTTTTTTATTTGAAAAATATTTTTTCAGTTGCTTTTATTTATCTTTGATAAAATATCTAAACTTAATTATATGAAAAGAACACTTCGCTTCCTCTTGCCAGTTTTATTTTTATTAATGGCATTCAATGCTTTTTCACAAGATACCATTGTGAAAATTGATGGAGAAAAAATTCAAGCAAAAGTGCTTCAAATAAATAGCAAAACAGTAGAATATAAATTGTTTACGTATCAAGATGGACCACTTTATATTGTGAACAAATCAGAAATAAAATATATAAAATATCAAAATGGAACAGTGGATCAATTCGCTAAAACTGAAGCACTAAAACCCAACTACAACCGCGCACTAAAAATGGAATTATTTTCTCCATTATATGGCGATATAGCTTTCGCTTACGAACAAAAGGTTGGCAAAAATTTTAATGCTGAAATAAAAGCAGGTTTTATTTATGGAGACTACTCAAATACTGGTGCTTCATTTGGAAATCAATTTAAACCACAAGGTGCATTTTTTAAAGTTGGTATAAAACTTATTCCGCCACAATCCGATGATCAATTCCACGGTTTTTACATAAAGCCTGAATTTATTTTTAGTTCCTATTCGGGAACAATCACTTATCAACAAAATAATTCAAACTACACATCTACTACTGTTTTGTCGAGTGTTAAAAACACTTCTCTTGGCGCAGATTTGGTTTTTGGCTACCAAACAGTTATTAATAATCGTATTTTATTAGACTCTTATTTTGGTTGGGGATTAGCTTCTACAAATATTAATTATGGAGATCCTTCGGTTGGTTTTCAACAATATGAAAATCTTCCAAATTATGGATTTGTGAGTATAGGAGGAAATAATGGTGTAAATTATTCTTCTCGCATTTTCACCATTGGTTTACTTGCCGGATATTCATTTTAATTAACGCGCAAAAAAAATCTGCTATTTATAAGCAGATTTTAAAGCGGATGAAAAAATATTTTTTTAGTGCTTGTCTTCCAAGTCTTCAAATTTTACATCCGAAAAACTATTTTCTGAAGTGCTTTTTTCAGCATAATGTTCTGTGCGTTCTGTTTCAACAATAGCGGGAGCATTTGCTTTAATATGTGCTACAGCTTCGTTCAAACCTTCCGAAAATTTCTCGAAATCTTCTTTGTATAAAAAGACTTTGTGCTTTTCGTAAAAGAATTTTCCATCTTCTCCAAAACGTTTTTTACTTTCCGTAATGGTTAAGTAATAATCATTTCCTTTGGTACTTTTTACATCGAAAAAATACGTTCTTTTCCCAGCTCTTACCGACTTTGAAAAAATCTCTTCGCGCGATTCCGCGTTGTTCGAGTTCTTGTTTTCTAAACTTTCTTCCGTCATCATAAATTTAATTACGTTAATTTACATTAAAGCAAATGTATAATAAAAAAATCACAATCGGAAATTGTTGAAAACTTTTTTTTCAATTGATGGATGAAAAATAATCACTTATAGAACGATAATTTAACTTTGTCGTAAACTAACCTTTGAAAAAATAATTTTTCAAAGTAGAATAAACAGATTTAAAAACGTTTGAAAAATAATCGTATTTCCTACGCAAATTCTCATCAGAAAAATATATTTTTGTATTCTTTAATCAGCATTTAAAATTTAAAACACAATTATGAAAGATTTATTCGAGAAAATAAAAGAAAATAGAGGTCCTTTAGGACAACATTCTAAACACGCACACGGCTATTTTACCTTCCCGAAACTGGAAGGCGAAATTGCGAATCGCATGATTTTTAGAGGAAAAGAACGCGTTATCTGGAGTTTAAATAATTACCTCGGATTGGCAAATCATCCGGAAGTGCGCAAAGCAGATACGGAGGCGACTGAAAAATACGGAATGGCATTGCCAATGGGCGCGCGCATGATGTCTGGGAATTCTAATTTGCACGAACAATTAGAAGGAGAATTGGCTGCATTCGTAAAAAAAGAAGATTCTATTTTGTGTAATTTCGGTTATCAAGCCATGGTTTCAGGTATTGATTGTTTAGTGGATCGTCACGATGTGATTGTTTACGATTCCGAAGCACACGCTTGTATTATGGATGGAATGCGTTTACATCTCGGAAAACGTTTTGTGTTTCCGCACAACGATATTCAAAGTTTAGAAAAACAATTGGAAAGAGCCACTAAATGGGTGGAAGAGTCGAAAGGTGCCATTTTAGTAATTACGGAAGGTGTTTTCGGAATGTCTGGAGATCAAGGTAAACTGAAAGAAATCGTTGCTTTGAAAAAGAAATTTTCATTCCGCCTTTTTGTAGATGATGCACACGGATTAGGCGTTTTAGGGAAAACAGGCGCTGGAACAGGCGAGGAGCAAGGTATTCAGGATGGAATAGATGTATATTTTGGAACCTTCGCAAAATCTTTTGCCTCAATCGGAGGATTTATTGCGAGTGAAGAACATGTAGTGGAATATTTGCGTTACAATATGCGTTCGCAAATTTTCGCGAAATCACTTCCAATGCCTATCGTTGTTGGCGCTTTGAAACGTTTGGATTTAATTCGTACTCACCCTGAATACAAAGAAAATCTTTGGAAAATTACAAATGCCTTGCAATCAGGATTAAAAAAAGCAGAATTCAATATCGGAAATACGCAATCGTGTGTTACGCCTGTATTTGTGGAAGGTAGTATTCCAGAAGCAACTAATTTAATTATTGATTTGCGCGAAAATTCAAATATTTTTTGTTCGATTGTGGTATATCCAGTTGTTCCGAAAGGCGTGATTATGTTGCGTTTGATTCCGACTGCGGTGCATACGATTGAAGATGTAAATTATACTATTGATTGTTTTTCAAAAGCACATGCAAAATTAAAAGCCGGAGAATATAAATCCGATAAAGTAGCTACAATGTAAGTTTCAAAAAATACCGTTGAAAAAATATTTTTTCAACTCAACTAAAGGACTAAGAAATAACGAAAATTTATTTTTTAGTCCTTTATAAATTTTTGAATGTATTGTGTTTTATCATCTCGAAAAATCAATAAATACAATCCTTTTTTCCAATTACGCACATCTATCTTTTTTGATGTTGAGTTAGAAAAAAAACTTCCACTCAGCATTTTTTGTCCGGCAGAATTATACACGTCAAAAAAATAATTTTTCGAAGGCGTATTTAATTGCAAAGTCAATTGTTCTTTTGCAGGATTGGGAAAAACTGAAAAAATATTTTTTGCGAGACTGTTTTCTTCCACTTTCGTGATGGATGAATTAGCGGTTGTAAAACTGAGAATGTCGGAAGAATCCGTGTTTCCTGCGGTAGAAAATACTCTGAAATAATACATTGTGTTTGCTGTGAGCGCCGAAATACCAACGTTGTGATTCGTTATTCCATTCGCTCCAATTTCTGTATTGATAAGCGCATTGGACGAAAATCCGTAATGAATATTACTCGTTCCTGCGATATTGGTTGTCCAATTAATGTTCGCACTATTATCTGTAATTGAATTAACTGTAGGCTGAATCGCAATAAAAATGGCACTTACAGGAGCTAACCCTTTCAGTAAAAAATCATCAAAAGCTAAATTTCCTGTTGCTTTTGTGTACGAAAATTTCAAATAATGTGCACCTGTATCAATTGAAAATTTCAATGTAGAAGCAGTTGCTGGAATTGGACTAATGGTTTGAAATGCTTGCCAGATTATATTATCCGAACTTTTCGTGATAATCAATTTACTTGTTACATCCGAAGTAGAACCGCGCTTTACCCAAAATTGCAGTGAATCGGCATTGGAAAATTTAGGCGTTGTGAGCGATCCTGTAGCTGCAAATTTATAAGAATTCGGACCACTTGTTCCGGAATATCCTGCCGAAGTATAACTTGCATTTGCCGTGTTTGTCCAGCCGGTTGGCAAGGATGCTGCTGTTCCTACATAATTGGTAAAATTTTCTGGCAGAATATTTATTTGTTGTGCTTTCGCTGAAAAGCAAAAAAATGCTACAACAATAATTGAAATGATTTTTTCTTTTTTCATGGCTCTTTTTTTCAGATAACTTAAATAGCCACCTTTAAAGTATGCAGAAAATAAAAAAACAAATAATGTGTTATAGGAGGTTAGCTAATCTATAAAAAAAATAAAATGATTTCTTGAAAAAGTCCAGAAAGAGACAGAGTTATAAAAAAGAAGCTCGAAAAAATAATTTTCCGAGCCTCTTTTTTTAGTTTATTTTATCTTTAAAAAACAATCAATTTCTTCACTCCTTGGCTATGTGTATTTGTAATCGATAGCATGTAAATGCCCTTGCCATAATTTTTAATGTTGATTTCTTTGGCGTATTTTCCTGTAAAGTTCATCAAAGCTTCTTGATAAACCAATTGTCCCAATGCATTGTGGATTTCTATCGTGAAATTATCCACATTACTTGTTGTGAAGTTTAACTCAAATTGTCCTTCATTCGGATTTGGATACGCGTTGAAGAAATTATTCAAACTGTTCGTCGCAATACCTGTATTTACTACTGAATCAGTACTTGACGTCGTTGAACAATTGCTGGAGTTGGTTTCTTC from Bacteroidia bacterium encodes:
- a CDS encoding sugar transferase yields the protein MNKKVQTFKYIVADFIAAAIAWGFFYTYRKIYIEPLKFGIPIKLEYNTEFYKGIIILPLLWLLFYFLLGTYKNVYRKSRLKEIGQTFLTSLIGVVLIFFAFLLDDSIISYKTYYKTITVLFSLQFSLTAIFRFILSSITNSKIKKRIIGFNTLLIGSNESAWNTYKEIESQKEASGNKFIGFVHLDTKNGFSNELGKKLPHLGEFKDIKKIISESAAEEVIIAIESSEHEAIRNIINEIEDTEVVVKIIPDMYDILSGSVKMTAIFGAPLIEISRERMPVWQQSFKRFFDVFVSLFVMIVFSPVYLIIAISVKMTSKGPVFYSHQRIGFGGKPFSIHKFRSMYTNAEAQGPALSSKNDSRITPVGKFLRKVRLDEIPQFYNVLIGEMSIVGPRPERQYFIDQIVQKAPHYKHLHSVRPGITSWGQVKYGYAENVDEMVERLKYDIIYIENMSLGVDFKILIYTVIIVVQGRGK
- a CDS encoding 3-hydroxybutyryl-CoA dehydrogenase translates to MKNIAVIGSGTMGNGIAHTFAQSGFQVALIDISEVVLNKAIATISKNLDRIVAKGLISESDKDTTLQNIKTFTVLADGVKNADLVIEAATENMEIKLSIFKELDKICAFETILASNTSSISITKIASVTKRADKIIGMHFMNPVPVMKLVEVIRGYSTSDIVTELIMNLSKELHKVPVEVNDYPGFVANKVLMPMINEAIITLFEGVAGVHEIDTVMKLGMAHPMGPLQLADFIGLDVCLSILNVLKDGFGNPKYAPCPLLVNMVMAGHLGVKSGKGFYVYTLGSKELVVAEQFAKN
- a CDS encoding energy transducer TonB, with translation MKKYFFAFLNLFIFVACNNASDVNSVNYTEKKDTLIPKTIVHSDTSQKNNSIQTNSLKKSDSTVNKNRISDTSKIAKPVRPKMYPLMLNPKYPGGIAAEIQFIADNLQYPEKALKNNISGTVDVDFRIMQDGSVTDIRVRHGIGFGCDEEAMRVIQLMKGWQIGGRISVPYGLPVKFELPKK
- the rpsA gene encoding 30S ribosomal protein S1 produces the protein MAEQQTSAVETANNTLENFDWNIVGKKQDSYTKAEREKLEAVYEKTLTSIAENQIVDGTVVSKNSKEVVVNIGFKSDGVVSLSEFRYNPELAIGDKVEVYVESQEDKSGQLILSHKTARSMKSWERVNQALETNEIIKGYVKCRTKGGLIADVFGIEAFLPGSQIDVKPIRDYDIYVGKTMEFKVVKINNEFKNVVVSHKALIEAELELQKKEIISKLEKGQVLEGTVKNITSYGVFIDLGGVDGLVHITDLSWGRINHPEEIVKLDQKINVVILDFDNEKRRIALGLKQLTPHPWDGLDAKLQVGDKVKGKVMVIADYGAFVEISTGVEGLVHVSEMSWSQHLRTAHDFLKVGDVVEAVILTLDREDRKMSLGIKQLMPDPWTDIIAKYPKGSKHSATVRNFTNFGIFVELEEGVDGLVHISDLSWSKKIKHPSEFTKIGDKLDVVVLDIDVENRRLSLGHKQLEENPWDVFETIFTVDSVHKGTIINLMDKGAIVSLPYGVEGFAPSRHLVKLDGTTAKAEETMDFKVLEFSKDSKKIIVSHAKINDETIAAEKSEKKAEKNSEEKEVKKAVKKMKDNVEKSTLGDLDVLSALKTEMEESEKKPNKKSE
- a CDS encoding DUF3276 family protein, whose product is MTEESLENKNSNNAESREEIFSKSVRAGKRTYFFDVKSTKGNDYYLTITESKKRFGEDGKFFYEKHKVFLYKEDFEKFSEGLNEAVAHIKANAPAIVETERTEHYAEKSTSENSFSDVKFEDLEDKH
- a CDS encoding aminotransferase class I/II-fold pyridoxal phosphate-dependent enzyme, which translates into the protein MKDLFEKIKENRGPLGQHSKHAHGYFTFPKLEGEIANRMIFRGKERVIWSLNNYLGLANHPEVRKADTEATEKYGMALPMGARMMSGNSNLHEQLEGELAAFVKKEDSILCNFGYQAMVSGIDCLVDRHDVIVYDSEAHACIMDGMRLHLGKRFVFPHNDIQSLEKQLERATKWVEESKGAILVITEGVFGMSGDQGKLKEIVALKKKFSFRLFVDDAHGLGVLGKTGAGTGEEQGIQDGIDVYFGTFAKSFASIGGFIASEEHVVEYLRYNMRSQIFAKSLPMPIVVGALKRLDLIRTHPEYKENLWKITNALQSGLKKAEFNIGNTQSCVTPVFVEGSIPEATNLIIDLRENSNIFCSIVVYPVVPKGVIMLRLIPTAVHTIEDVNYTIDCFSKAHAKLKAGEYKSDKVATM
- a CDS encoding T9SS type A sorting domain-containing protein yields the protein MKKEKIISIIVVAFFCFSAKAQQINILPENFTNYVGTAASLPTGWTNTANASYTSAGYSGTSGPNSYKFAATGSLTTPKFSNADSLQFWVKRGSTSDVTSKLIITKSSDNIIWQAFQTISPIPATASTLKFSIDTGAHYLKFSYTKATGNLAFDDFLLKGLAPVSAIFIAIQPTVNSITDNSANINWTTNIAGTSNIHYGFSSNALINTEIGANGITNHNVGISALTANTMYYFRVFSTAGNTDSSDILSFTTANSSITKVEENSLAKNIFSVFPNPAKEQLTLQLNTPSKNYFFDVYNSAGQKMLSGSFFSNSTSKKIDVRNWKKGLYLLIFRDDKTQYIQKFIKD
- a CDS encoding T9SS type A sorting domain-containing protein translates to SSGGCSGTGTVTVNVNPSPATPTITQSGGLLIANPPATNYQWFLNGVAISGANSQTYTVTTNGDYTVEETNSSNCSTTSSTDSVVNTGIATNSLNNFFNAYPNPNEGQFELNFTTSNVDNFTIEIHNALGQLVYQEALMNFTGKYAKEINIKNYGKGIYMLSITNTHSQGVKKLIVF